In Spirosoma pollinicola, the genomic window CCCAACCCAATTCAGCTTCGCGAACCGTAAAATTTCGACCAGCTGCCAGTCCAATTTCGTATGTTTTCAGGAAGCGGTCGTCAATGATCCCCATCGAATAGCTTTTCTTCTCATCGCCGGGACGCGGGTTCTGTTTGGTAACGCTGTTCGCCGTGAAGTTGTAGAAGTTGCCCGGCACGATAGTCGTTTGCGAGAAGCTTTTCACATAGGGCAGTTGCGCGAGCTGGTCTTCCAGTCTGGTCGTTTTGGGAGCGAAAGGGCCATCCCCAATTTCGGGCCGCTTGATCACCACGCGTTGCGCCAGCCGAACGCCGAGGTCTTTGTTCTGCATGAATTGCAACTGCCGGTACAGCACCATTGTCGCGATCACCAGGGCCACTGATGCGCTAAACTGCGCGACGACCAGCGTTTTGCGTAACCAACCCCCTTTACCCGCCTGATAAGCGCCCTTGAGGGTTTTGATCGGCTGAAACGAGGTTAGTGTGAACGCCACATAGCCACCCGATGCAACGGCCCCAATAACCAGTAACAGCAAACCCGCCAACCAGAACCCGTTGGCGTTCAGCACATCCAGCGATAGTTCTTTAGCTACGAAGGCATTAAACGCATGCTGCAACGATGCGACCAGCACCAGCGCCAGCCCGAAACCAACGATGTTTAATAGAAGCGACTCGCCCAGAAACTGCACGATTAGTTGTCCCGGTGCCGCACCAATCACCTTCCGGACACCCACTTCTTTGGCCCGTTTCAGCGCACCCGCCGTCGATAAATTCACGTAGTTGAACCAGGCAATTAACAAGATCAGACCGGCAATGCCGCTCAGCAGATACACAAATCCCAAACTGCCACTGGTAGGATAGGTATCGCTCAAAGATGTAGCCAGATGCATACTGGTGGCGGGTTGCACCAGAAACAGGGTCTCATCTTCGGGCGTTACTTTCTTTTTATACGCATTGATTTTATCGGCCAATGCGGTATAGTTGGCGGGTATGCCGGGGGCTACTTCGGTAAGTTTCAGAAAGGTAGTCAGGTATTGACCGTCGAAACTGTCCAGCCGCGCCCAGTCATTGCCATTGAGGTTGGCGGGATTTGCCAGCGTTACCAGCGAGAAGACCGCATCAAAAATCAGGTCGGAGTTCTGGGGCATATCGGCATACACCGCCGACACCGTGTAAAGGGTTTTGCCAAACTGGTTGTTCAGTGTCAGTGTCTGGCCCAGCGGCTTTTTCTCGCCAAAATATTTTCGTGCCTGCGTCTGCGACAGGGCTACGGTATTGGGTTGCATTAGGGCTGATGCCACCGTTCCCTGTATAACCGGGAAGGTGAACAGCGTAAAGAAATTGGGATCTGCATACCCCAGTTTACCTTCCCGAAACGACTGCGCCGACTGGCCGTTGCTGCCGTTGGCGAAACTGACGATGCCATTCGCCGAATGCTCCCCGATGCGGCAGAAGTCGTTTACTTCAGGGAACTCCTGTTTTGCCAGTGGTCCCACGGCCGGAGCCATATCACTCACAATATCGCCCTCGCGGGTTTGGGCGAGTAGCCGGTATAATGTCGGCAGGTTTTTATGAAACCCGTTGACGCTCCGTTCGTAGGCCACATACTCCAGAATGAGTACGAAAGCTGCAATCCCCAGCGCCAGCCCGGTAATGTTGATAAGCGAGAACACCCGGTTTTTTCGCAGGGTACGCAGGGTAATTTTCAGGTAGTTCAGGAACATAAGGCAGGTAGTTGACAGGCAAACGACTAAACACCACTGTGGCCGATTAATAAGGCTCAACTCTTGTGCCACATCCTGAAATGGGCGATTCCAGCTAATCCAGGGGAATCGTTAACTAGCCCATGTCCGCAAATGGACAGGAACTGTCCGCTAATAAACTAAGTCGTGAACGTATCGCGCACTTGAGTTACAACGCAAAACCTTGATTGACTGTTAGCCGCTTGCTCAAATTAAACGAGGTCGGTAGATGGATTATGATACCTTTCACATATACGTTTCAATTCACTTGTCA contains:
- a CDS encoding ABC transporter permease, with product MFLNYLKITLRTLRKNRVFSLINITGLALGIAAFVLILEYVAYERSVNGFHKNLPTLYRLLAQTREGDIVSDMAPAVGPLAKQEFPEVNDFCRIGEHSANGIVSFANGSNGQSAQSFREGKLGYADPNFFTLFTFPVIQGTVASALMQPNTVALSQTQARKYFGEKKPLGQTLTLNNQFGKTLYTVSAVYADMPQNSDLIFDAVFSLVTLANPANLNGNDWARLDSFDGQYLTTFLKLTEVAPGIPANYTALADKINAYKKKVTPEDETLFLVQPATSMHLATSLSDTYPTSGSLGFVYLLSGIAGLILLIAWFNYVNLSTAGALKRAKEVGVRKVIGAAPGQLIVQFLGESLLLNIVGFGLALVLVASLQHAFNAFVAKELSLDVLNANGFWLAGLLLLVIGAVASGGYVAFTLTSFQPIKTLKGAYQAGKGGWLRKTLVVAQFSASVALVIATMVLYRQLQFMQNKDLGVRLAQRVVIKRPEIGDGPFAPKTTRLEDQLAQLPYVKSFSQTTIVPGNFYNFTANSVTKQNPRPGDEKKSYSMGIIDDRFLKTYEIGLAAGRNFTVREAELGWEKSGKLMINETAARQLGFASAEQAVGKIINWIQPYELVGIVKDYHHQGLQKAIEPVIFMPRRSTSDLTIQLTTDHMQDKLAELERLYKASYPGNPFEFYFVDANYNKQYQSEQQYGQVFTVASALAIFIACLGLFGLAAFTTEQRTKEIGVRKVLGASVASIVTLLSKDFLKLVLIAIVIASPVAWWAMNRWLQNFEYKVDIAWWMFGLAALLAIGIAILTVSFQSVKAALMNPVKSLRSE